The proteins below are encoded in one region of Candidatus Nanoarchaeia archaeon:
- a CDS encoding type II toxin-antitoxin system HicB family antitoxin — MAKTFHVIIEQDEDGGYVGKVLELQGCLSQGDTLDELMKNIKEAIELCLEVQEDEKKTVEEESIKFVGVQEIIV; from the coding sequence ATGGCAAAAACATTTCATGTGATCATAGAGCAGGATGAAGACGGGGGCTATGTAGGAAAGGTTCTAGAGCTTCAGGGCTGCCTTAGCCAGGGAGACACATTAGATGAATTAATGAAGAATATTAAAGAAGCTATTGAGCTTTGCCTTGAAGTGCAAGAAGATGAAAAGAAAACAGTCGAGGAGGAAAGCATTAAGTTTGTTGGAGTTCAAGAGATTATTGTCTGA